A window of Malania oleifera isolate guangnan ecotype guangnan chromosome 5, ASM2987363v1, whole genome shotgun sequence contains these coding sequences:
- the LOC131154974 gene encoding sugar transporter ERD6-like 7 isoform X1: MAIKQDVERVEHSEQEEITEPLLQREKSLVNKGDGFGAEYQTGKRNKRPVWMVYLSTFVAACGSFEFGTCGAYSSPTQTAIREDLNLSLAEYSLFGSILTFGAMVGAITSGPIADLIGRKGGMRVATAFSVAGWLAIYFAKGVWPLDIGRLASGYGMGVFSYVVPVFIAEIAPKNFRGALTAVNQLMICSGMAFAYILGTVLTWRALALTGLIPCIVVFVGLFLIPESPRWLAKTGRQKEFEAVLQKLRGKDADISDELNEIQDYIETLQKLPKAKILDLFQRRYLRSVIIGVGLMVFQQFGGINGVCFYVGSIFESAGFSSNIGSITFACLQVVFSALAATVVDKAGRKPLLLVSASGLVVGCILTGIAFYMKGHELSLKAVPALAVTGILMYIGSFQVGMGAVPWIIMSEIFPINIKGVAGSLATLVNWFGAWVISYTYNFLNSWSSYGTFALYAVINALAILFVITLVPETKGRTLEQIQAAINK; the protein is encoded by the exons ATGGCCATTAAACAGGATGTAGAGAGAGTTGAGCACAGTGAGCAAGAAGAGATAACAGAACCACTCTTACAGCGAGAGAAGAGCTTGGTCAACAAAGGAGATGGATTTGGTGCAGAATATCAAACTGGCAAAAGAAACAAAAGGCCTGTCTGGATGGTTTACCTCAGCACATTTGTTGCAGCCTGTGGTTCATTTGAATTTGGAACCTGC GGAGCATATTCATCACCTACTCAGACAGCTATAAGGGAAGATCTCAATCTATCTCTTGCAGAG TACTCATTGTTTGGCTCCATTTTGACTTTTGGTGCAATGGTTGGAGCAATAACAAGTGGACCAATTGCTGATTTGATTGGCCGCAAAGGG GGAATGAGAGTAGCCACTGCTTTCTCTGTTGCAGGATGGCTAGCCATTTATTTTGCAAAG GGGGTTTGGCCACTAGACATTGGAAGACTGGCATCAGGATACGGAATGGGAGTCTTTTCCTATGTG GTACCTGTTTTCATAGCCGAAATTGCACCCAAAAATTTCCGAGGAGCATTGACTGCTGTCAATCAG CTCATGATCTGTTCTGGGATGGCATTCGCCTACATATTAGGGACTGTGCTGACATGGAGGGCTTTGGCATTAACTG GACTAATCCCTTGCATTGTAGTTTTTGTGGGTCTATTTCTCATTCCAGAATCTCCGAGGTGGCTG GCAAAAACAGGACGTCAAAAAGAGTTTGAAGCCGTACTGCAGAAACTTCGTGGCAAGGATGCTGACATATCAGATGAACTCAATGAAATTCAA GACTATATAGAAACACTCCAAAAGCTTCCAAAAGCCAAAATTCTGGATTTGTTTCAAAGAAGATATCTGCGCTCAGTCATT ATAGGAGTTGGGTTGATGGTTTTTCAACAATTTGGCGGAATCAATGGAGTTTGCTTTTATGTCGGCAGTATTTTTGAGTCAGCAG GATTTTCTTCCAATATTGGGTCAATAACGTTTGCTTGCCTTCAG GTCGTGTTCTCAGCACTAGCTGCAACCGTGGTAGACAAGGCTGGAAGAAAACCCCTTCTACTG GTTTCTGCATCAGGATTGGTTGTCGGCTGCATACTGACAGGGATTGCATTTTATATGAAG GGGCATGAATTATCACTCAAGGCTGTCCCTGCACTTGCTGTAACTGGCATACTG ATGTACATAGGATCCTTTCAAGTGGGAATGGGAGCAGTTCCTTGGATTATAATGTCTGAG ATATTCCCTATAAATATTAAAGGAGTAGCTGGAAGCCTAGCAACATTAGTTAACTGGTTCGGTGCATGGGTGATCTCGTACACTTACAACTTTCTCAACTCATGGAGCTCTTATG GTACATTTGCTCTTTATGCTGTAATAAATGCATTGGCCATCTTGTTTGTCATCACTTTGGTTCCTGAAACAAAGGGGAGAACCCTGGAACAAATCCAGGCTGCTATTAACAAATAG
- the LOC131154974 gene encoding sugar transporter ERD6-like 7 isoform X3, which produces MAIKQDVERVEHSEQEEITEPLLQREKSLVNKGDGFGAEYQTGKRNKRPVWMVYLSTFVAACGSFEFGTCGAYSSPTQTAIREDLNLSLAELMICSGMAFAYILGTVLTWRALALTGLIPCIVVFVGLFLIPESPRWLAKTGRQKEFEAVLQKLRGKDADISDELNEIQDYIETLQKLPKAKILDLFQRRYLRSVIIGVGLMVFQQFGGINGVCFYVGSIFESAGFSSNIGSITFACLQVVFSALAATVVDKAGRKPLLLVSASGLVVGCILTGIAFYMKGHELSLKAVPALAVTGILMYIGSFQVGMGAVPWIIMSEIFPINIKGVAGSLATLVNWFGAWVISYTYNFLNSWSSYGTFALYAVINALAILFVITLVPETKGRTLEQIQAAINK; this is translated from the exons ATGGCCATTAAACAGGATGTAGAGAGAGTTGAGCACAGTGAGCAAGAAGAGATAACAGAACCACTCTTACAGCGAGAGAAGAGCTTGGTCAACAAAGGAGATGGATTTGGTGCAGAATATCAAACTGGCAAAAGAAACAAAAGGCCTGTCTGGATGGTTTACCTCAGCACATTTGTTGCAGCCTGTGGTTCATTTGAATTTGGAACCTGC GGAGCATATTCATCACCTACTCAGACAGCTATAAGGGAAGATCTCAATCTATCTCTTGCAGAG CTCATGATCTGTTCTGGGATGGCATTCGCCTACATATTAGGGACTGTGCTGACATGGAGGGCTTTGGCATTAACTG GACTAATCCCTTGCATTGTAGTTTTTGTGGGTCTATTTCTCATTCCAGAATCTCCGAGGTGGCTG GCAAAAACAGGACGTCAAAAAGAGTTTGAAGCCGTACTGCAGAAACTTCGTGGCAAGGATGCTGACATATCAGATGAACTCAATGAAATTCAA GACTATATAGAAACACTCCAAAAGCTTCCAAAAGCCAAAATTCTGGATTTGTTTCAAAGAAGATATCTGCGCTCAGTCATT ATAGGAGTTGGGTTGATGGTTTTTCAACAATTTGGCGGAATCAATGGAGTTTGCTTTTATGTCGGCAGTATTTTTGAGTCAGCAG GATTTTCTTCCAATATTGGGTCAATAACGTTTGCTTGCCTTCAG GTCGTGTTCTCAGCACTAGCTGCAACCGTGGTAGACAAGGCTGGAAGAAAACCCCTTCTACTG GTTTCTGCATCAGGATTGGTTGTCGGCTGCATACTGACAGGGATTGCATTTTATATGAAG GGGCATGAATTATCACTCAAGGCTGTCCCTGCACTTGCTGTAACTGGCATACTG ATGTACATAGGATCCTTTCAAGTGGGAATGGGAGCAGTTCCTTGGATTATAATGTCTGAG ATATTCCCTATAAATATTAAAGGAGTAGCTGGAAGCCTAGCAACATTAGTTAACTGGTTCGGTGCATGGGTGATCTCGTACACTTACAACTTTCTCAACTCATGGAGCTCTTATG GTACATTTGCTCTTTATGCTGTAATAAATGCATTGGCCATCTTGTTTGTCATCACTTTGGTTCCTGAAACAAAGGGGAGAACCCTGGAACAAATCCAGGCTGCTATTAACAAATAG
- the LOC131154974 gene encoding sugar transporter ERD6-like 7 isoform X2, whose translation MAIKQDVERVEHSEQEEITEPLLQREKSLVNKGDGFGAEYQTGKRNKRPVWMVYLSTFVAACGSFEFGTCVTYSSPTQTAIREDLNLSLAEYSLFGSILTFGAMVGAITSGPIADLIGRKGGMRVATAFSVAGWLAIYFAKGVWPLDIGRLASGYGMGVFSYVVPVFIAEIAPKNFRGALTAVNQLMICSGMAFAYILGTVLTWRALALTGLIPCIVVFVGLFLIPESPRWLAKTGRQKEFEAVLQKLRGKDADISDELNEIQDYIETLQKLPKAKILDLFQRRYLRSVIIGVGLMVFQQFGGINGVCFYVGSIFESAGFSSNIGSITFACLQVVFSALAATVVDKAGRKPLLLVSASGLVVGCILTGIAFYMKGHELSLKAVPALAVTGILMYIGSFQVGMGAVPWIIMSEIFPINIKGVAGSLATLVNWFGAWVISYTYNFLNSWSSYGTFALYAVINALAILFVITLVPETKGRTLEQIQAAINK comes from the exons ATGGCCATTAAACAGGATGTAGAGAGAGTTGAGCACAGTGAGCAAGAAGAGATAACAGAACCACTCTTACAGCGAGAGAAGAGCTTGGTCAACAAAGGAGATGGATTTGGTGCAGAATATCAAACTGGCAAAAGAAACAAAAGGCCTGTCTGGATGGTTTACCTCAGCACATTTGTTGCAGCCTGTGGTTCATTTGAATTTGGAACCTGCGTAA CATATTCATCACCTACTCAGACAGCTATAAGGGAAGATCTCAATCTATCTCTTGCAGAG TACTCATTGTTTGGCTCCATTTTGACTTTTGGTGCAATGGTTGGAGCAATAACAAGTGGACCAATTGCTGATTTGATTGGCCGCAAAGGG GGAATGAGAGTAGCCACTGCTTTCTCTGTTGCAGGATGGCTAGCCATTTATTTTGCAAAG GGGGTTTGGCCACTAGACATTGGAAGACTGGCATCAGGATACGGAATGGGAGTCTTTTCCTATGTG GTACCTGTTTTCATAGCCGAAATTGCACCCAAAAATTTCCGAGGAGCATTGACTGCTGTCAATCAG CTCATGATCTGTTCTGGGATGGCATTCGCCTACATATTAGGGACTGTGCTGACATGGAGGGCTTTGGCATTAACTG GACTAATCCCTTGCATTGTAGTTTTTGTGGGTCTATTTCTCATTCCAGAATCTCCGAGGTGGCTG GCAAAAACAGGACGTCAAAAAGAGTTTGAAGCCGTACTGCAGAAACTTCGTGGCAAGGATGCTGACATATCAGATGAACTCAATGAAATTCAA GACTATATAGAAACACTCCAAAAGCTTCCAAAAGCCAAAATTCTGGATTTGTTTCAAAGAAGATATCTGCGCTCAGTCATT ATAGGAGTTGGGTTGATGGTTTTTCAACAATTTGGCGGAATCAATGGAGTTTGCTTTTATGTCGGCAGTATTTTTGAGTCAGCAG GATTTTCTTCCAATATTGGGTCAATAACGTTTGCTTGCCTTCAG GTCGTGTTCTCAGCACTAGCTGCAACCGTGGTAGACAAGGCTGGAAGAAAACCCCTTCTACTG GTTTCTGCATCAGGATTGGTTGTCGGCTGCATACTGACAGGGATTGCATTTTATATGAAG GGGCATGAATTATCACTCAAGGCTGTCCCTGCACTTGCTGTAACTGGCATACTG ATGTACATAGGATCCTTTCAAGTGGGAATGGGAGCAGTTCCTTGGATTATAATGTCTGAG ATATTCCCTATAAATATTAAAGGAGTAGCTGGAAGCCTAGCAACATTAGTTAACTGGTTCGGTGCATGGGTGATCTCGTACACTTACAACTTTCTCAACTCATGGAGCTCTTATG GTACATTTGCTCTTTATGCTGTAATAAATGCATTGGCCATCTTGTTTGTCATCACTTTGGTTCCTGAAACAAAGGGGAGAACCCTGGAACAAATCCAGGCTGCTATTAACAAATAG